A single Glycine soja cultivar W05 chromosome 14, ASM419377v2, whole genome shotgun sequence DNA region contains:
- the LOC114383280 gene encoding transcription factor bHLH85-like, whose product MEPAGAFPDGEWDFFRRIFAGEDHEHDLFTPQFPLLLDGDDELNIVTQPTFCAAPEVGENERMFYSLDAHHSNSSQYISQESSHSNSSNCSGDDTIFIANPGSTNYYFSYPDHVLANNACVYSMDEKYFASFVPSLADIVTEESVKLHEDVASDDRLENSECNQMEPIVFPSKQLQLKRKLDVPAEDKMNKGSENQKKRARALKDGQGCMKNTWSKKNQKHASNGEEAEETNAGSDGQSSSSNMSEDDNISKSALNSNGKTRASRGSATDPQSLYARKRRERINERLRILQNLVPNGTKVDISTMLEEAVNYVKFLQLQIKLLSSDDLWMYAPLAYNGLDIGLNLNSLSL is encoded by the exons ATGGAACCTGCAGGAGCCTTCCCTGATGGAGAATGGGATTTCTTTCGCCGAATATTTGCCGGTGAGGATCATGAGCATGATTTATTCACACCCCAATTTCCACTTCTGCTTGATGGCGATGATGAATTGAACATTGTGACACAACCCACATTTTGTGCTGCTCCTGAAGTTGGTGAAAATGAGCGTATGTTTTATTCTTTAGATGCTCACCACTCAAATTCTTCTCAGTATATTTCACAAGAAAGTAGCCATAGTAATAGTAGCAATTGTAGTGGTGATGACACTATCTTCATTGCCAATCCGGGTAGcacaaactattattttagttaCCCTGATCATGTGCTAGCAAATAATGCATGTGTATATTCCATGGATGAGAaatattttgcctcttttgtcCCATCGCTTGCTGACATTGTAACGGAAGAGAGTGTCAAGTTGCATGAAGATGTAGCAAGTGATGACAGATTGGAGAATTCTGAATGCAATCAAATGGAACCTATCGTTTTTCCCAGCAAGCAGTTGCAGCTCAAAAGGAAGCTTGATGTGCCTGCTGAAGATAAAATGAACAAAGGATCTgagaatcaaaagaaaaggGCTCGTGCTTTAAAAGat GGGCAAGGATGCATGAAAAACACATGGTCCAAGAAGAATCAGAAACATGCCAGCAACGGGGAAGAAGCAGAAGAGACTAATGCAGGTTCAGATGGGCAAAGCTCTAGTAGTAACATGTCAGAGGATGATAACATTTCTAAATCTGCTCTCAACTCAAATGGGAAAACAAGAGCAAGTAGGGGATCAGCAACAGATCCCCAGAGTCTGTATGCAAGg aaaagaagagagagaataaATGAGAGACTAAGAATCCTACAGAATCTTGTCCCAAATGGAACCAAg GTTGATATAAGCACAATGCTTGAAGAGGCAGTCAATTACGTGAAATTTTTGCAGCTCCAGATCAAG CTTTTAAGCTCCGATGATCTATGGATGTATGCTCCACTTGCTTACAATGGGCTTGATATTGGACTCAATCTCAACTCCCTATCACTTTAA